A part of Carassius carassius chromosome 4, fCarCar2.1, whole genome shotgun sequence genomic DNA contains:
- the LOC132139604 gene encoding microtubule-associated protein 1B-like — protein MATLVGPVETPAPFGGVSSSKNMASPTASTHHFDESKYYLLVVIGELVKDEHLKCAIADIEKGIRSWDTNLIDCNLDQELKLFVSRHSARFSADVRGQKSLHHKSNVLETVVLINPSDEAVSTEVRLMVSDKAHHKLLLLAGQCFENTGELILQSGSFSLSNFIDIFTDQEIGELLSTIHPANKASLTLFCPEHGDWKNSNLDKHNLQDFIHMKLNTPTILPEMEGLSEFTEYLSESVEIPSPFDMLEPPTSGGFLKLSKPCCYIFPGGRGDSALFAVNGFNMLINGGSDRKSCFWKLVRHLDRVDSVLLTHIGDDNLPGINSMLQRKIAELEEEQSQGSTANSDWTKNMISPDIGVMFVNMPQNLENLEPNYRIRRNAEEASLTLQYLNKLSLKPEPLHRNIGNTAEPIILFQKMGVGKLEMYVLNPAENSKELQYFLKEWTGSDKDKAAILLPNGKELELPISYLSSISSLIVWHPANPSEKIIRVLFSGNSTQNNILEGLEKLKHLDFLKYPVITQKELNSNLAPSLKQAKMKHKTDSKESLKSTSKPSPSKNLHKESKEESLEKLKTLSKTDTVETQEPTQKTEKKEKTLVKKLKTGDKDIKIKTEQTPKIDTPEKKKVDIKPKTIKKETKKSVEKSEVSKKAEKPTPKKEENVKKEEKVKKEEVKKEIKRRDIKKDSLLKESRKDEKKETQKDEKEPKKDLRKAGSLKKNAPSTPEVKKLAPKPMVAARGKGPGSLVKSKEKAKPKPTKKDAGESMEAPSVLSATSKEPAVETSVTDVVEEERSLMSSPEDLTKDFEALKAEEIVEDDEILSQTKIDDSDQGELIKHEEITPCKESPEAAESLDEGIATTEAEEECAGTPGDLEPNQKINGTSEKFEDEGTGLEESSEIGDYEEKGDTEEVDEQDRVISKLKDDREQEEQETKKGSDYGAEEPQYRHDKETELQSFVVTTPSKVSEPVSPAVSIHDETLPTGSESEVASDDENRDEPPEEYTTSGHTQSTIEISSVPTPMDEMSTPRDVMSDETINDESDSPSQDLVKYGMTTDYERKNISPLQDLPELDHSKSNATEGHDYHASASTISPPSSLEEDKSAKEFLAKDKFSFDLNQFSASTTTLPLVRSPSGDQNVNVDHVHAGVSSPIELGTTLAGMSKGMESYSPDEKTLEGPLSPQSSGHTPYYQSPVEEKAGILPSDKTPEPQGPIIVDITSDKEYSPREASPIDEAVPVSQMGKKQSPSYEAHLSTTFEVDHKTPSQTDNNDKKLATDDSSSVTSLPPAKVQSLCDTNPFTTFKEDSKMSISEGTTSGTPVDEVVAEDKFFHIASASTASLATSSLPEPTTDDVSPSLHAEVGSPHSTEVDDTLSVSVVQTPTTMQEAEVSPSKEDSPRPMSISPDVSPKTAKLRMPQRETQTPEQSLSVECRQESPEHSIASDFSKQSPDHPFVGGMQRTATENGPTEVDYIPLDGTNLMGEQYRPGEDGDKAVLFRESDSTQVASVSPSDASQSTPSVTTPCQIGEPREVSSIIGHFSESVTPKQSPHNHSPLSPDSSPVLDIPSTSHEGTDKDKPSSSSYYEDTGMDKIEDRLNLEKTLPKARSPSSPIVPSCFSPKTEELKPGLGTNPFTASKSPTSPKISSPAQHDHTSNQIDTQEKFSSSSTSYSYSCQYGESTKICDGGSIGPDTSKQSPPESQSDVDLCLVTSCEYRHPKTELSPSFINPSPLEYFMNEEHPLEEEKPLARSGGGPPPPGGKQQSKQCEETPPTSVSESAPSQTDSDVPPGTEECPSITADANIDSEDDSETLPTDRTVTYRLADPPPVMPRDPAPAAPHPDVCMVDPEVLKTEEASQKDERGKLKKNISSKTKSSATKSLSKTSAMKETKVSSPKKTTEDKDAKNATNSSASRGVKSSTSGSTRSSSGTSVPNCPPMYMDLVYIPNHCNAKNVDAEFFKRIRSSYYVVSGNDPSAQEPSKAVLDALLEGKSQWGNNMQVTLIPTHDTEVMREWYQETHEKQQDLNIMVLASSSTVVMQDESFPACKIEL, from the exons GTACGTCTGATGGTCTCAGACAAAGCCCACCATAAGCTGCTTCTTCTAGCAGGACAGTGTTTTGAAAATACAGGCGAGCTGATTCTCCAGTCAGGCTCCTTTTCTCTCTCCAATTTCATCGACATTTTTACAGATCAAGAG attggagagcttcTAAGCACCATACATCCAGCCAACAAAGCCAGTTTAACTCTTTTCTGTCCCGAGCATGGTGACTGGAAAAATTCAAACCTGGATAAACACAACTTGCAGGACTTCATCCACATGAAGCTAAACACCCCAACCATCCTTCCAGAAATGGAAGGTCTTTCTGAATTCACAGAGTACCTGTCAGAATCTGTAGAAATCCCATCCCCATTTGATATGCTTGAACCCCCAACTTCAGGTGGGTTCCTAAAATTATCCAAACCATGCTGTTATATTTTCCCTGGTGGACGGGGTGATTCAGCACTGTTTGCAGTTAACGGCTTCAACATGCTGATTAACGGTGGATCTGatagaaaatcatgtttttggaAGCTGGTACGACATCTGGACAGAGTGGATTCTGTTCTCCTTACACACATTGGAGATGACAACCTTCCTGGTATCAATAGCATGCTGCAGCGCAAAATAGCTGAACTTGAGGAGGAACAGTCACAGGGATCCACAGCTAACAGTGACTGGACAAAGAATATGATCTCACCTGATATTGGGGTTATGTTTGTCAACATGCCCCAGAACCTAGAAAACCTTGAGCCAAACTACAGGATTAGGAGAAATGCTGAGGAGGCATCTCTCACGCTGCAGTACCTAAACAAGCTGTCTTTAAAGCCTGAACCTCTGCATAGGAATATTGGAAATACAGCAGAACCAATTATACTTTTCCAGAAAATGGGCGTCGGAAAGCTTGAAATGTATGTTCTTAACCCAGCTGAGAATAGCAAGGAGTTGCAGTACTTCCTAAAAGAATGGACTGGTAGTGATAAAGACAAAGCCGCCATCTTGTTACCTAATGGAAAAGAATTAGAGCTTCCAATCTCATATTTGTCTTCCATCTCATCACTGATTGTGTGGCATCCTGCTAACCCATCAGAAAAAATAATCCGTGTTCTCTTTTCAGGCAATTCCACTCAGAATAATATTCTGGAAGGCCTagaaaaacttaaacatttagaCTTCCTCAAATATCCTGTGATCACACAGAAGGAGCTTAATTCAAATTTAGCACCATCACTAAAACAAGCTAAGATGAAACACAAGACAGATAGTAAAGAGAGCCTGAAGTCCACATCAAAACCATCCCCAAGCAAAAATCTCCACAAAGAGTCCAAAGAAGAATCTCttgaaaaactaaaaaccttaagTAAAACTGACACTGTGGAAACTCAGGAGCCAACACAAAAAacagagaagaaagaaaaaacacttgtaaaaaaattgaaaacaggGGATAAGGACATTAAAATCAAGACTGAGCAAACACCCAAAATCGACACTCCAGAGAAAAAGAAAGTTGACATTAAaccaaaaacaataaagaaagaaacaaagaaatcagtggaaaaaagtgaagttagTAAAAAGGCTGAAAAACCCACACCCAAGAAAGAAGAAAATGTCAAAAAAGAAGAGAAGGTGAAGAAAGAGGAGGTCAAGAAGGAAATTAAAAGACGAGACATTAAGAAAGATTCCTTATTAAAGGAGAGCAGAAAggatgaaaagaaagaaactcaaaaagatgaaaaagaaccTAAGAAAGATTTGAGGAAAGCCGGTAGCTTGAAAAAGAATGCCCCTAGCACACCTGAGGTGAAAAAACTGGCACCTAAACCAATGGTTGCAGCACGTGGCAAGGGCCCTGGTAGTCTCGTAAAATCCAAAGAAAAGGCTAAACCCAAGCCCACCAAAAAAGATGCTGGCGAATCAATGGAAGCACCTTCTGTCTTAAGTGCTACTAGTAAAGAACCTGCTGTTGAAACCAGTGTAACAGATGTCGTTGAGGAAGAGAGGTCACTGATGTCTTCTCCAGAAGACCTCACTAAAGACTTTGAGGCTCTGAAAGCAGAGGAGATTGTTGAAGATGATGAAATCCTATCACAGACCAAAATAGATGATTCTGATCAAGGAGAGTTGATTAAGCATGAAGAAATAACTCCTTGCAAAGAGTCTCCAGAAGCAGCGGAGTCCCTGGATGAAGGAATAGCAACCACAGAAGCTGAGGAGGAATGTGCTGGTACTCCAGGAGATCTTGAACCAAATCAAAAAATCAATGGTACCAGTGAAAAATTTGAAGATGAAGGAACAGGGTTGGAAGAGTCATCTGAGATAGGAGACTATGAAGAAAAGGGAGATACAGAGGAAGTGGATGAGCAAGATAGAGTAATATCTAAGTTAAAAGATGACAGAGAGCAAGAAGAGCAGGAAACCAAGAAAGGATCAGATTATGGTGCAGAAGAACCACAATATAGACATGACAAAGAAACTGAGTTGCAGAGTTTTGTTGTAACCACACCATCAAAGGTCTCTGAACCAGTATCTCCTGCTGTTTCTATTCATGATGAAACCCTACCAACGGGTTCAGAAAGTGAGGTTGCCTCTGATGATGAAAATCGAGATGAACCACCAGAAGAATACACAACATCTGGACACACTCAATCTACAATTGAGATCTCAAGTGTTCCAACACCTATGGATGAAATGTCTACTCCAAGAGATGTAATGAGTGATGAGACAATTAATGATGAAAGTGATTCTCCCTCCCAAGATTTAGTTAAGTACGGTATGACTACAGATTATGAGAGAAAGAACATTTCACCTCTCCAAGACCTTCCTGAATTAGATCACTCCAAGAGCAATGCCACTGAGGGGCATGACTATCATGCATCAGCTTCGACCATTTCACCACCATCTTCACTGGAGGAAGACAAATCTGCCAAGGAGTTTTTAGCAAAAGACAAATTCTCTTTTGATTTAAACCAGTTCAGTGCTTCCACTACAACTTTGCCTCTTGTCAGGTCACCTTCCGGTGACCAAAATGTGAATGTTGACCATGTTCATGCAGGTGTATCTTCACCAATTGAACTGGGAACCACATTAGCTGGGATGTCAAAAGGAATGGAATCATACAGTCCAGATGAGAAAACCTTAGAGGGCCCTTTATCTCCTCAGTCCTCAGGTCACACACCTTACTACCAATCCCCAGTGGAGGAGAAAGCTGGCATTCTACCATCAGACAAAACACCTGAGCCCCAGGGTCCTATTATTGTTGATATCACAAGTGACAAGGAATACTCTCCCAGAGAAGCTAGTCCTATTGATGAAGCAGTACCTGTGTCACAAATGGGAAAGAAACAATCACCAAGTTATGAAGCACATTTATCAACCACTTTTGAGGTTGACCACAAGACCCCAAGCCAAACTGACAATAATGATAAAAAGTTAGCAACTGATGACAGCTCTTCAGTTACATCTTTGCCACCAGCTAAAGTACAAAGCCTTTGTGATACAAATCCTTTCACAACATTTAAAGAGGACAGCAAAATGTCCATATCTGAGGGTACCACATCTGGCACTCCAGTTGATGAAGTTGTTGCAGAGGACAAATTTTTTCACATTGCCTCTGCCTCAACAGCGTCACTCGCAACAAGTTCTTTACCAGAACCTACAACAGATGATGTTTCTCCATCACTTCATGCTGAAGTTGGCTCCCCACATTCCACAGAAGTGGAtgacactctctctgtctctgttgtTCAGACTCCGACCACAATGCAAGAAGCAGAAGTTTCCCCATCTAAGGAGGACAGTCCCCGACCTATGTCAATCTCCCCTGATGTTTCCCCTAAAACAGCAAAATTGAGAATGCCACAACGGGAAACACAAACCCCTGAGCAGTCATTGTCAGTTGAGTGTAGACAAGAATCCCCAGAACACTCAATTGCATCGGATTTCAGCAAGCAGTCACCAGATCATCCATTTGTAGGAGGAATGCAGCGTACAGCCACTGAAAATGGTCCAACAGAAGTTGATTACATCCCCTTGGATGGAACCAATCTCATGGGAGAACAGTACAGACCTGGGGAAGATGGGGACAAGGCAGTGCTTTTCAGAGAGTCTGATAGTACCCAGGTTGCTTCTGTTTCCCCGTCAGATGCCTCTCAGTCCACCCCATCAGTTACAACACCCTGCCAAATTGGGGAGCCAAGAGAAGTTTCTTCAATTATAGGGCATTTCTCAGAGTCTGTTACTCCAAAACAGTCACCCCACAATCACTCTCCTTTATCTCCTGACTCATCGCCTGTTCTAGACATACCAAGCACCTCACATGAAGGAACAGATAAAGATAAACCTAGTTCCAGCTCATATTATGAAGATACTGGTATGGATAAAATAGAGGACAGACTAAATCTGGAGAAGACTCTTCCAAAGGCCAGGTCACCCTCATCTCCTATAGTGCCATCTTGTTTTTCTCCAAAGACAGAAGAGCTTAAACCTGGCTTAGGGACAAATCCCTTCACAGCCTCAAAATCTCCCACCAGTCCCAAAATTTCATCTCCAGCTCAACATGATCATACTTCCAATCAGATAGACACTCAAGAGAAGTTTTCCAGCAGCTCCACATCATATTCCTATAGCTGTCAATATGGAGAATCTACTAAAATTTGTGATGGCGGGTCCATAGGGCCAGATACCTCAAAACAAAGCCCACCTGAGTCACAATCAGATGTGGATTTGTGTTTGGTGACCTCCTGTGAATACAGACATCCAAAGACAGAGCTTTCTCCATCGTTTATAAACCCCAGTCCTCTTGAGTACTTCATGAATGAGGAACATCCTTTGGAGGAGGAAAAGCCACTTGCTAGGTCTGGAGGAGGACCACCGCCACCTGGAGGGAAACAGCAAAGCAAGCAGTGTGAGGAAACTCCTCCAACTTCTGTAAGTGAATCAGCGCCCTCTCAAACAGACTCAGATGTTCCTCCTGGCACAGAGGAGTGCCCATCAATAACTGCAGATGCAAATATTGACTCTGAGGATGACTCAGAAACACTACCAACAGATAGGACTGTCACTTATCGTCTTGCAGACCCACCTCCAGTCATGCCCAGAGACCCCGCTCCTGCCGCTCCACATCCTGATGTCTGCATGGTGGATCCTGAGGTCCTTAAGACTGAAGAGGCATCCCAAAAAGATGAAAGAGGGAAGCTAAAAAAGAACATCAGCAGCAAGACTAAGTCATCTGCAACAAAGAGCTTGTCAAAAACAAGTGCAATGAAAGAAACTAAAGTGTCCTCTCCAAAAAAGACTACAGAAGATAAAGATGCCAAAAATGCTACTAATAGCTCCGCATCGAGGGGAGTGAAAAGCAGTACTTCAG gAAGCACTAGGTCCAGCAGTGGAACATCAGTACCTAACTGTCCTCCAATGTATATGGACCTAGTTTACATACCAAATCACTGCAATGCCAAGAATGTGGATGCTGAGTTCTTTAAACGGATCCGATCCTCCTACTATGTAGTCAGTGGTAATGATCCATCAGCACAGGAGCCTAGTAAGGCAGTTCTGGATGCTCTGCTGGAAGGAAAGAGCCAATGGGGAAATAATATGCAG GTTACACTGATTCCAACCCATGATACAGAAGTTATGAGGGAGTGGTACCAGGAAACCCATGAGAAGCAGCAAGATTTGAACATCATGGTTTTGGCAAGCAGCAGCACTGTGGTCATGCAAGATGAGTCTTTCCCTGCATGTAAGATAGAGCTGTGA